The nucleotide sequence ACCTAGTGAAGAAGATGTTTAACCTAGCGCATAACAATGCAACCTAAGCTTAATTCAAAAACATCTAAGAACACTCAAAAGAAACTAGTATGCTTACCTCCATAATCCTTGTTTTCAGCATCGACGTAGGAATCTGGAAGCACAAAAAGAACACCAGGAAGACCTGTCAAAATCATAGACACCTATTACAATGGGTGCTTCTCACAGAAATGGGAGAGAATTTCCCTTGACTAATGAATCAAATTACAAGCATGGGCAGATAAGCTAATGCAAATAAAACGTTTGGACTTCCAGAATGGCGGAAGAAGATTCAGGTGGCAATAAAAACTGCTTCTTGGGAGACAGCACACGCCACTTATTTGAGACAAGCTACACTCGCCACCGCTACACCTTTATCACCCGCAAATGAAACACTTTTGCGAGCTTAACTTTCTTTAAGAagggaaaaggaaaaaagaaaagaaatgagatTTACATCCGAGAACGAAACTACGACACTTACCTTCGAGCTTGTTGGATGTCTCCTCATCAATTTCACATCCAAATCCAAAGTAACGCTCACAAGACACATTGTATATTTTCTTCTTCGCTTCCTCCTCACTAACACAGTGGAAAAGAATTTGAAATGCAGAGGACGCGATCAATTAGCCAAAGAGAGAATCGATTCAACAAATTACTACTGGGCTTGTTGTAAGAATACGAGCAAGCGTTACATGATTGTTACCTGCCGAGGACCTTGGCTAGGGTTTGAACGTAGCAATCGATCATCTGCTGCTTGGTGGCCCCCTCGCCTCCAGGCTTGTCGATGACGATAAGCCAGTGCTCGTAGTCGcacccggggaacagcggcgccaTCTCCGTCGGCGGGCGGTCGCTGAAACCAGAACCACCACGGGAGCCCGAACTCAGGGGCGAGTAACCCGAATCGCCAGCGCGGAGGGCCATGGATCGGAACGCACCAATGCGGGAGGCCACTCCCACCGCGGCCAGCCCAAGTAACGTAGGAGAGGGGCGGAGAAGGCGAATACCGACTAACGGgcgtgc is from Musa acuminata AAA Group cultivar baxijiao chromosome BXJ1-6, Cavendish_Baxijiao_AAA, whole genome shotgun sequence and encodes:
- the LOC135675625 gene encoding multiple organellar RNA editing factor 5, chloroplastic/mitochondrial-like, which encodes MSRSIISCPIATAAVARYPIASFLSKRCLHLSSSSAPASAAAAARPLVGIRLLRPSPTLLGLAAVGVASRIGAFRSMALRAGDSGYSPLSSGSRGGSGFSDRPPTEMAPLFPGCDYEHWLIVIDKPGGEGATKQQMIDCYVQTLAKVLGSEEEAKKKIYNVSCERYFGFGCEIDEETSNKLEGLPGVLFVLPDSYVDAENKDYGAELFLNGEIVQRPPERQRRIDAATTQRNDRDRPRYNDRTRYVRRRESQR